The Candidatus Thermoplasmatota archaeon DNA segment GTCCGAGAACACGGACCAACGTTTGCTGAAGGTATCGCAAAATCAATGATTTTTGGAAGTCCCAGTGTGGTAAGCTACGCTCTAGCGATATATTTTTTCTATCCCCTTGAAGATATTATCTTTGGTTCAATCATTGCATTTTTTGTATCACTTGCCGTCACCTTACTCTTATACAAACTTCGAAAATATTTAAAATAAAACATATGATTCTACTGAGAAACAGTGTCAAGTTCCTTGAACATAGAAAGCGTTTTGAGAGCATCTTTCTTTGTCATTACCTGGATTGCAAAACCAGCATGAACAAGAACATAATCACCTTTTTTTACTGAAACAAGGCTGATGTTTGCGGTTCGTTTAATACCAGCACCATAATCAATGGTTGCGTATTCTTTTGACGGATCAATTTCTATGATTTTACCTGGGATTGCAAGGCACATAAAAAACCACATAAAGGATATCTCATTATAAAACTAACCTCGATATCATCAGGAGAGCAATAATCGATTGCACGCCGCTGCTCCAATAAAGATGCTTGTTGCAATAAAAACAATGAACCCGCTTGTTGCGACATTATACAGTGCAGAAAGAAGAATGCCGCCCACAACGCTGATACTTGAACAAAGAAGTGTAGCAACCATCGTTCCGGTAAATGAACGTTTGAGTTGCAGAGCTGCAAGTGCCGGAAGTACCATAAGAGCAACAACAAGGATCACTCCGATGACCTTAATTGACAAGACAATGGTGAACGCAACAAGAAGATTGAAACAGATTGAAAAAAACCGGACAGGTATTCCCGTGATTTTTGCGTTATCCTCATCGAACGTAATTAACAACAGTTCTTTTTTGAAAAAACTAAAAAAGATAATCGAAACAATCCCAAGCACTGAGACAATCATCAGGTCGACCTGTGTGATCGTAAGAATCGAACCAAAAAGATAACTAAAAATCTCTATGTTAAAACCGCCTGCAATACTGATGATGATCAAACCTGTAGAAAAACCAACCGCGAGCATGACTGCGATAGCAGCATCAGATTTCGCTAAACCTTTTTTACGCATATATGAAATACTAAAAACTGCAACAACTGAAATGAAAAGAGCGGTAATGAGCGGGTTGATACCTAAAAGTAGGCCAAGCGCAATACCTCCAAATGCAGTATGTGCAATACCATCACCGATCATTGCTTCACGTCGTAAAATTAGAAAAAGCCCAACCAATCCGGTTGCAATTGCCGAAATGATGCCACCGAGTAGTGCATATTGAAAAAACTGATATTCGAACAGTGATAAAATGCCAAGAAATACGGTATTAGCGAGCAGTAAAATCACCTTTGCATTGATGATCATGGAACACAAAATGGAAATGTTCACCATACACTTTCTTAAGTACTATGTTCGGATCAGTATGTTTTGAAATAGTGCTGGTGTACACGTTTTTATTGACGCATAACAACTTAGTCATTCGGCAGAAAACAGTTGATAAATCATGAGAAACAATCAGTATTGTAAGATTTTGTTTTTTGTTTAAGTCGCTGAGTTGTTTGTAAAAAGTTTCAAGTGCTGTTGCATCGACACCAGCAATTGGTTCATCAAGAATGAGAATCTCAGGTTTTCGAACCAATGCTTTAGCGATGAACATGCGTTGTTTTTGTCCACCTGACAGTGTTCCTATTCTTCGTTCAGCAAGATTGCCAATCCCCATGAGATTCAGAGCTTCAGATACTTCAGTTTTATCTTCTTTGGTGAATGGCCGCCCGAGAGTTTTTCTGGTTATTCTCCCAAGGCTGACGAGTTCTCGAACAGTTAAGGGAAAATGGTCATCAAAATTAATTGCACCTTGCGAAACATATGCGATCCGCTGCCATTCAGAAAACACATTTAACTCCTTTGAAAACAACTTGATTGAACCTCGTTTTATCGGAATAAAACCAAGAATCGCAAGGAGCAATGTTGTTTTTCCACCGCCATTTGGTCCAACGATGCCAACATAGTCTCCTTGTTCAATCGTAAAAACCGCGTCCTGAATGACAATATCTTTAGATCGAATAATGTCAACATGATTTACTTCAATAACCGGGTTTTTTACCATACGGATTACAGGGTGTTTGTTGATGGTATACCATCTTGTTTTATTTTAATGTTGGGATGCTTGCAGTCCGATTTTTAGGTTTTCAAGATTTTTTTCCTGTTGTTCAAAATAATTTAAACCATCAACTTCCCCAGACATAAGGTACAACGTCAGTACCTGAACGTTTTGACTTGTTTTTGATTCTAGTGAATCTTTTAATGTTTGTGCGTATCTATGAGAATAAACAGGATCAACATAGACAACATAGATTTGATGTTCGATCATTGTATCAAGTAATGTTGCTATCGTTTGTGCACTTGGTTGTTCGTCAGCTGAAAGACCAATGACGCCATGTTGCTGAAAACCATACCTATCTGCTAGATAACCATACGCCGCATGGCTGACAAAAATAACATCTTTTTGTTTTGTCGATAATTCTTGTTGAAAAGCTGTATCAAGAGTCATAAACTGTTGTCGTACTTGATTCCATCGTTGCGTATAGTACTCTGCATGAGCTGCATCTTTTTGGATAATCGCGGCATATATTTTTTCTGCCTGTTGCATCGCGATGAACGGACTAATCCAGGTATGCGGATCATAGCCGCCGTGATGGTGATGCGTGTCATTGTGTTCATGGTCAGCATCATGTTCATCATGCTCTGTTTCCAGAAGTGGTATCCCTTTTGTAGTTTCAACAATAAGTTTCCCACTTTGATTAATATTCGGGAGGATATCAGTTTCAAACCAGGGGTCAAGCTGCGCGCCGTTATAGATAAGTATATCTGCAGTAGTTGCTCTGGTAATATGGGTAACAGTTGGTTCCCAGGTATGCAGCTCAGTGTTATCTGGAATCAATTGGGTGACCGTAACATACTCTCCTCCAATTTGTTGTGCAAAAAATGCTAACGGATAAAAAGAAGCGACAATCTGAATGTTGTTTTGGTTATCGTGTTGTTGTGTACATCCGCTCAGGAGTACTCCACTACAGAGTATTCCAATGATGAGTACAATCAGTTTTTGCATATGCTTTACCTCACTAAGAGAATTCTTCAATCATAATCTATTTAAAAATATTATTGATTATCATTATCAATAAGAGTGGTATACCTATGAAAAAATCAAGAAAAACCAAACAAAAAGAACGTATCCTCTCCGAGATAGCAAAATCTGTTTCATTTTTTACTGCAGACCAACTATTTGAAACGGTAAAAAAACAAGATCCAAACATCGGCATTGCAACAGTCTACCGACTCCTGAAAGATTTACGAAATAAAAAAGAACTTCATTCCTACATCTGTAACCGAAAGATGATTTATTCAAAAGAAAAAAACAACCATTGTCACTTTATCTGCCAACAATGCAAAAAGATAACACATTTTACTATTGACAAAATCGATTTTCTTGAAAATAAAATCAGCGGAGATATCTGTCATTTCCAAATCGACGTCTATGGCATCTGCAAAGAGTGTTCGACAAAACATTGAAACAATACTGTTTTTCAGTAGTATAGGTCACAAAAAAACTAGAAATAATGGGCCAGCTATTACCAGGCGATAACCAGGTGAACATTGTGAAAATATCAGATATACGTGTTGGGGTTTTACGCATTGAAGGAACAAACTGCGAACAAGAATCATACGATGCATTCAAACGACTTGGCGTGCAACCAGAATTTGTTCATCTCAAACAACTCCTCAACATTGATTGTACTGCTGATGAAAAACGGGAGATTTTTGATTACCAATGCCTTATGTTTCCTGGTGGTTTTTCTGCAGGTGATTACATCCGCGGTGGGGCAATTTTTGCTGCTCGAATCAAAAGTAAGCTTGAGAAACAACTTGTAACATTTGTTAAAGAAGAATATCCAATCCTTGGGATTTGCAATGGTTTCCAAATCCTCATCGAACTAGGACTGCTCCCTGGTCTTACGACGATTATGACTCCAGTACCTGATGCGTGTCTGTACATTAATGATTCTAATCGTTTCGAATGTCGACCAACGTTATTAAAACATGAAAATCATGGTTCGTGTGTTTTCACAAGAAAAATCAGAAACGGCGAGATTCGTTTAATCCCAAGTGCTCATGCCGAGGGAAAACTGATGTTCCCCTTAGATAAACAACAAGAGTATCTGAAAAAACTCGAAACAAATGACCAAATCGTATTCAGGTACGTTGATCCTGAAGGTAACTATGCTGGATATCCGTGGAATCCGAATGGGTCGGTACTGAATATTGCAGGCATCTGTAATGTTCAAGGAAATGTGTTTGGAATGATGCCGCATCCGGAGCGCAGTTTCTATCGACATCAACAACATGAATGGACGCGAAACGGCATCGGTGACAATATTGGTGATGGACAATCAATTTTTGAGTCTGTCGTTGACTACGTTGCAAAAAGGTTTTAAGATGCCGTCTGTGGTTTCAGTTATTCTGAAAAATAACGATGAGATTCTGCTCCTAAAACGGAGTAATCAGGTACGTACCTACCGCGGTAAATGGGGTGTGGTTGCTGGATACGTTGAACCATCTGAGGCTCCACGAAAGACTGCAGTCAAGGAAATCAGAGAAGAAGTAGGATTACAAAGCAATGAGATTATACTGCAAGAGCAACTTGAACCGGTGGTCCTAACTGACACCTCTGAAGGGGAAAAATATGAGTGGGTGATTCATCCGTTTGTTTTTATCGTAAAAAATAGAGACAAAATCAGAATCGATTGGGAACATGTTGAGTTTCGCTGGATTAAACCAAAGGATATTGATACCTATGAAACCACACCAGGATTAAAAGAAATTGTGAAAAAAGCTGTAAAATAAAGGATGAGATGGGGAAGGGTTGAGGAGATGTGGTGAGGAGGAGAGAGAAAGAAAATGGTTCCCCATCCCAAGAGTATGTTCTTTTGTAAGTATATAAAATTTATTATTTAATAGTTAAAATAAAAATTTCCTTTTCAGCTAAAAAGACTAGTGCAATCTGATAAAAAAAATCACTTTTTACGGTCAAGATCGTCTAAAATACTAGAAATCTTAGAAAATGTTTCATCTACCGTTCCATCAGTACATACGATATGCCACCCTTTTGCTAGTTCAAGTGCCTTTTCTCGAACTTTCAAAAACGCATCATAAGTTTCAAACATCTCGGTCTCACGACGTTTTTTAACCCGATCAACTAACTGCTCAGGTCTCGCATCTAAAAAAAACATATATTCCGATGTTGGAACAAACCGTTCAAACACGTGATACGCTACGCCTGCAAGCCGCCGTGGTAAATACGCAGTACCCATCAGATACCGCACCAGGATCAAGGTATCACACTGCGGCTTAGAATAATACAACCGAAGCGACCGAAGTACATCGAATGCATAAAAAACCGATGCTTTCAACCGGTTTATCTTCCCAGAACCGAGCAACGCCTTCTTTGCAGATCTGCCGAAAAAATTATCAGACTCAGGATGAGATCGAATAATTACCTGTTCTCCTCGAGCCTCATACCGCTTCTTGATAAGGGCGGCATGCGTATCCTTGCCTACGCCATCTAAACCATCAACAATAATCAATCGCATACTCAGCTCACATAATTACAAAAAACCAAAATAACACTGCAGTTATAAAAGGAACTGATAGATTATCTAATCCAAACGGTGTAACTCCTTCAACAAACATTGCAACCCACGCAATCACAACTGCTACCAAGAGCAGATGATATGAAAATGAAACCTGATAAAAAAACACAGCAACCAGCAGAACAATAAAGGTACATACAAACATTGCAAACGAACCAATAAAACTTTTTACATCATGAACAACCTGATATTTTTTCTTTCCAAACCGAACACCAACAAGAGACGCAAGACCATCGCCATATGACATTGAAAGAATCCCGACAGCAATAATCACTTTATGGTCAAAAAACAGATAAGCAAGTACGGTCCATGCAATCGCATAATACACCAAACCAAAACTATGACCGGCTTGCGATGTTTTCCCACGAAATGATTTCAGCGGGGAATACGGACTCATCAGAAACGTAAACACAATAAAAGGACCAGCGGCAACAAAAGCCATAATTTCCCGTGTCTCAAACAACGGTAAAATAAACGCAATATTACCTGTTAAAATATGTAAAATCTTTCGACTTGCAACAGGATATTTT contains these protein-coding regions:
- a CDS encoding HypC/HybG/HupF family hydrogenase formation chaperone, giving the protein MCLAIPGKIIEIDPSKEYATIDYGAGIKRTANISLVSVKKGDYVLVHAGFAIQVMTKKDALKTLSMFKELDTVSQ
- a CDS encoding metal ABC transporter permease, with the protein product MIINAKVILLLANTVFLGILSLFEYQFFQYALLGGIISAIATGLVGLFLILRREAMIGDGIAHTAFGGIALGLLLGINPLITALFISVVAVFSISYMRKKGLAKSDAAIAVMLAVGFSTGLIIISIAGGFNIEIFSYLFGSILTITQVDLMIVSVLGIVSIIFFSFFKKELLLITFDEDNAKITGIPVRFFSICFNLLVAFTIVLSIKVIGVILVVALMVLPALAALQLKRSFTGTMVATLLCSSISVVGGILLSALYNVATSGFIVFIATSIFIGAAACNRLLLS
- a CDS encoding metal ABC transporter ATP-binding protein gives rise to the protein MVKNPVIEVNHVDIIRSKDIVIQDAVFTIEQGDYVGIVGPNGGGKTTLLLAILGFIPIKRGSIKLFSKELNVFSEWQRIAYVSQGAINFDDHFPLTVRELVSLGRITRKTLGRPFTKEDKTEVSEALNLMGIGNLAERRIGTLSGGQKQRMFIAKALVRKPEILILDEPIAGVDATALETFYKQLSDLNKKQNLTILIVSHDLSTVFCRMTKLLCVNKNVYTSTISKHTDPNIVLKKVYGEHFHFVFHDHQCKGDFTAR
- a CDS encoding zinc ABC transporter substrate-binding protein; translation: MQKLIVLIIGILCSGVLLSGCTQQHDNQNNIQIVASFYPLAFFAQQIGGEYVTVTQLIPDNTELHTWEPTVTHITRATTADILIYNGAQLDPWFETDILPNINQSGKLIVETTKGIPLLETEHDEHDADHEHNDTHHHHGGYDPHTWISPFIAMQQAEKIYAAIIQKDAAHAEYYTQRWNQVRQQFMTLDTAFQQELSTKQKDVIFVSHAAYGYLADRYGFQQHGVIGLSADEQPSAQTIATLLDTMIEHQIYVVYVDPVYSHRYAQTLKDSLESKTSQNVQVLTLYLMSGEVDGLNYFEQQEKNLENLKIGLQASQH
- a CDS encoding transcriptional repressor, yielding MKKSRKTKQKERILSEIAKSVSFFTADQLFETVKKQDPNIGIATVYRLLKDLRNKKELHSYICNRKMIYSKEKNNHCHFICQQCKKITHFTIDKIDFLENKISGDICHFQIDVYGICKECSTKH
- the purQ gene encoding phosphoribosylformylglycinamidine synthase subunit PurQ, with the protein product MKISDIRVGVLRIEGTNCEQESYDAFKRLGVQPEFVHLKQLLNIDCTADEKREIFDYQCLMFPGGFSAGDYIRGGAIFAARIKSKLEKQLVTFVKEEYPILGICNGFQILIELGLLPGLTTIMTPVPDACLYINDSNRFECRPTLLKHENHGSCVFTRKIRNGEIRLIPSAHAEGKLMFPLDKQQEYLKKLETNDQIVFRYVDPEGNYAGYPWNPNGSVLNIAGICNVQGNVFGMMPHPERSFYRHQQHEWTRNGIGDNIGDGQSIFESVVDYVAKRF
- a CDS encoding NUDIX domain-containing protein, giving the protein MPSVVSVILKNNDEILLLKRSNQVRTYRGKWGVVAGYVEPSEAPRKTAVKEIREEVGLQSNEIILQEQLEPVVLTDTSEGEKYEWVIHPFVFIVKNRDKIRIDWEHVEFRWIKPKDIDTYETTPGLKEIVKKAVK
- a CDS encoding thymidylate kinase, with the protein product MRLIIVDGLDGVGKDTHAALIKKRYEARGEQVIIRSHPESDNFFGRSAKKALLGSGKINRLKASVFYAFDVLRSLRLYYSKPQCDTLILVRYLMGTAYLPRRLAGVAYHVFERFVPTSEYMFFLDARPEQLVDRVKKRRETEMFETYDAFLKVREKALELAKGWHIVCTDGTVDETFSKISSILDDLDRKK
- a CDS encoding SEC59/DGK1/VTE5 family protein; its protein translation is MQGDVLGVVFVYTYVAVLILITEKIIAKKYPVASRKILHILTGNIAFILPLFETREIMAFVAAGPFIVFTFLMSPYSPLKSFRGKTSQAGHSFGLVYYAIAWTVLAYLFFDHKVIIAVGILSMSYGDGLASLVGVRFGKKKYQVVHDVKSFIGSFAMFVCTFIVLLVAVFFYQVSFSYHLLLVAVVIAWVAMFVEGVTPFGLDNLSVPFITAVLFWFFVIM